From a single Paenibacillus sp. FSL R5-0345 genomic region:
- a CDS encoding extracellular solute-binding protein yields MMRFWRSILLLIVIIGLTSCRDQSIPVDSGRSPQGEVEDTSIAYSKYEDPIVIRVGFKVPDSRLNTGDSNDNNPITRYLESITNIKVVHSWEAKGEDAFNQKAQLAIDSNDLPDAMVVDRDQLKKLIDNDMIEDLTETYKVYGSELIKDMYNSTKGEALEDASRDGKLYGLPNVAIDADSPVLLWVRQDWLEKLELQPPQTFEDIEKIAQAFIEKDPDGNGKRDTVGLSGYKNIVYGTKPLVNGLDAVFSAFHAYPTNWIKDSNGKIVYGSITPETKQALAKLADWYKRGLLDPDFALYKETQEPIITGKSGMFFGPWWMPYYPLSEAVALDTKAEWRAYAAPLDDSGKFVAHLAPVTDRYLVVRKGFEHPEAIMKQLNVFTRLERRQDPNTEEVKKLDDFSAQTGIQLRAYYPFDLLIDYSDAIEKHYADIQQALHGKIDPDTLNPDTRLIYDQWVEDTEQPKKDLEGWKAANAYKYGVAVLTSTAIEGVRGVFYGNTQLMKSKWAELQNLESETFLNIIVGDSPLSDFDVFVEKWKSLGGEEITKEVAETVKVK; encoded by the coding sequence ATGATGAGATTTTGGAGATCCATCCTCCTTCTTATAGTGATCATCGGACTGACATCCTGCCGTGACCAGAGCATACCAGTGGATTCTGGCAGAAGTCCTCAGGGAGAGGTCGAAGATACTTCTATCGCATATAGCAAATATGAAGATCCGATCGTGATCCGGGTAGGATTTAAGGTTCCTGATTCCAGGTTAAATACAGGTGACAGCAATGATAACAATCCAATCACCCGTTATTTGGAGAGCATTACCAATATCAAGGTAGTTCACTCTTGGGAGGCAAAGGGTGAAGATGCTTTTAATCAAAAAGCACAGCTTGCGATCGATAGCAATGATTTGCCAGATGCGATGGTTGTAGATCGAGATCAATTGAAGAAGCTCATTGATAATGACATGATAGAGGACCTTACAGAGACCTACAAAGTATACGGCTCTGAGTTAATTAAAGATATGTACAATTCTACGAAGGGAGAAGCATTAGAAGATGCTTCACGTGATGGTAAATTATACGGATTACCGAATGTAGCGATTGATGCGGATTCTCCTGTTCTGCTCTGGGTACGTCAGGATTGGCTGGAGAAGCTGGAGCTGCAACCCCCTCAGACCTTTGAAGACATCGAGAAAATTGCTCAGGCTTTTATTGAAAAAGATCCTGACGGGAACGGGAAAAGAGATACTGTAGGATTAAGCGGCTACAAAAATATCGTATATGGAACTAAGCCATTAGTTAATGGTCTGGATGCTGTTTTTAGTGCATTTCATGCTTACCCGACGAATTGGATCAAGGATAGCAACGGTAAAATTGTGTACGGCTCTATTACACCAGAGACCAAACAAGCACTTGCTAAACTGGCGGATTGGTATAAACGTGGGTTGCTAGACCCGGATTTTGCTCTGTATAAAGAAACTCAGGAGCCTATAATCACTGGGAAATCAGGCATGTTTTTTGGCCCATGGTGGATGCCTTATTATCCATTGTCAGAGGCTGTAGCTTTGGACACGAAGGCAGAATGGAGAGCGTATGCAGCTCCACTAGATGATTCCGGCAAGTTTGTTGCTCACTTGGCTCCAGTTACGGATCGTTATCTAGTTGTACGTAAAGGATTTGAACACCCAGAAGCCATTATGAAGCAGTTGAATGTGTTTACAAGACTTGAGAGAAGGCAAGACCCAAATACAGAAGAAGTTAAGAAGCTGGATGATTTCTCTGCACAAACAGGAATTCAGCTGCGTGCTTATTATCCGTTTGACCTTCTAATTGATTATTCGGATGCGATAGAAAAACATTATGCAGATATTCAGCAAGCTCTACATGGAAAAATAGACCCGGATACATTAAATCCAGATACCCGACTCATCTATGATCAATGGGTGGAGGACACTGAACAACCTAAAAAAGATCTAGAAGGCTGGAAAGCAGCGAACGCGTATAAATACGGAGTTGCCGTCTTAACCTCAACTGCTATTGAGGGAGTGCGAGGGGTCTTTTATGGAAACACACAACTAATGAAAAGCAAATGGGCGGAACTTCAAAATCTAGAAAGTGAGACATTTTTGAATATCATTGTGGGCGATTCACCCCTTAGTGACTTTGATGTTTTTGTAGAGAAATGGAAGAGCCTCGGTGGGGAAGAGATTACGAAAGAAGTTGCTGAGACTGTAAAGGTGAAGTGA
- a CDS encoding response regulator, producing MIKAVVVDDERLVRKGFISLIDWSSLGVVIIGEAGDGKSALELLQQQDVDLLFVDLTMPGISGFELIKLVRQRFAGIRCVVLTCHHEFDYVQEAMRLGAVDYIVKTLLEMENADETIRRLVDRIKWEDNTRDALVHGEGKRMAADKALLYLPLNNHCNEEELFHLSFVKNNPLITFHEMWMSPLLQRFSEEEGRRELKSQLSGRWQIALISGIRDQSLQELEEQLTTKLRHMLFYHSGAEELTSLNYEELKKEISGTNLIHDEADLFEQAQNLKWTIDGNEWDHFVSNIRLQKPRSDRYLTFAHSLLQRWSALLLKPEDAVQLERDISLNLNWCHWKTWLRRFSDHVGRRMLELGLTKEVMSCLIRAVRYMQSHAGDKINQSDVAAEINMSRGYFSQCFARFAGETFGECLRGMRLELAKSLLLETSLPVCEVASRSGFEDDRYFSRLFRERIGKLPSEYRAEGKGQ from the coding sequence ATGATTAAGGCTGTAGTGGTTGATGACGAGAGACTTGTGCGGAAAGGCTTCATATCTCTAATCGATTGGTCGTCCTTAGGGGTTGTTATTATCGGTGAGGCGGGAGATGGCAAATCTGCCCTGGAGCTACTTCAACAGCAGGATGTGGATCTGCTATTTGTAGATTTGACTATGCCTGGTATTTCTGGATTCGAGCTAATTAAACTAGTAAGGCAGCGTTTCGCAGGCATTCGCTGTGTTGTGCTTACTTGCCATCATGAGTTTGACTATGTGCAGGAGGCCATGCGTTTAGGAGCTGTTGATTATATTGTCAAAACTCTGTTAGAGATGGAAAATGCGGATGAGACTATACGTCGGCTCGTTGATCGGATCAAATGGGAGGACAACACACGGGATGCCTTGGTTCATGGTGAAGGTAAACGGATGGCCGCTGACAAGGCGCTGCTCTATTTACCATTAAACAATCACTGTAATGAAGAAGAGTTATTTCACCTATCCTTTGTGAAGAATAATCCGTTGATCACCTTTCATGAGATGTGGATGTCACCTCTGCTTCAACGTTTCTCAGAAGAAGAAGGTAGGCGGGAGCTTAAAAGCCAGCTTTCTGGGAGATGGCAGATCGCGCTTATCAGTGGGATAAGAGATCAGTCGTTACAGGAATTGGAGGAGCAACTCACAACGAAGCTACGGCATATGCTATTTTATCATTCTGGAGCTGAGGAACTGACCTCTCTGAATTATGAGGAACTAAAGAAGGAAATATCGGGCACCAATTTAATACATGATGAAGCGGATCTATTCGAGCAAGCTCAAAATCTCAAGTGGACGATTGATGGAAACGAATGGGACCATTTTGTATCGAACATACGCTTGCAGAAGCCGCGATCTGATAGATATCTAACGTTCGCACATTCTCTATTGCAAAGATGGAGTGCTTTACTCTTGAAGCCTGAAGATGCTGTTCAATTGGAACGGGACATTTCACTTAACTTGAACTGGTGCCATTGGAAGACCTGGCTGCGCAGATTCTCTGATCATGTGGGACGGAGAATGCTCGAGCTAGGATTGACTAAAGAGGTGATGTCCTGCCTAATTCGCGCAGTTCGTTATATGCAGAGCCATGCAGGTGACAAAATCAATCAGAGCGATGTAGCGGCTGAAATTAATATGAGTCGTGGTTATTTCAGTCAATGTTTCGCTCGTTTTGCCGGAGAGACATTTGGTGAATGTTTACGGGGAATGCGGCTTGAGTTGGCTAAATCATTGCTGCTGGAGACCTCGCTACCCGTCTGTGAGGTTGCTTCAAGGTCTGGCTTTGAAGATGACCGTTATTTCAGTAGGCTGTTCAGGGAACGCATTGGTAAACTACCGAGCGAATATCGTGCGGAGGGGAAAGGCCAATGA
- a CDS encoding sensor histidine kinase has product MVRVLQRNHTPAVKSLRNTLFIYLVIGTLLPLLLVGFVTYTSIYSILSGKIGNGISASLKQEASSLENAIDNMDFASKQFALDGQIVEEMSSFIQEKQIYRKSQMMNSINQKINLVNFTNPYIGLTAYIMPSSDDPVLFTNMSARRNFDISTLPSFMRYNGADYYGPHSTMYAVGDNLVFSEQRIVRVPGEHKLYIYLETNYSLLRKIFNQESYGMKVNHILVNQQGTNTYEIDGKLPQGIIKAAGSNSNLSHETLTGYHLFRYASPQGWKLIAVVKKSEFNSEIYSWFYKMILLAFSTLLFAGVLAWMIWKKIYGPLRKVNLEINRMAENVTSPVAYTNVEEFDFVLSNFQQMKKQVNELIVAVAHNEKQKSQFEIEKLLSQINPHFLHNTLNTVQWMARLNGQKEIDKLVTLLVKVLHYNLGKQSIIVTLGEEIEAIRNYMELQRIRYDYEFEFNVEADKDVLSVAVPRFLLQPLVENSIYHGLSDNGRVDVLITEHGEGEVKLCVRDNGAGMDADTLDQLLSEDGAKKRGLGIGFSYVNRMLRTYYGEQMKLEMYSKLGEGTVVSIVIPRKGKEDFDD; this is encoded by the coding sequence ATGGTAAGAGTTCTCCAGCGTAATCATACCCCAGCTGTCAAATCCTTACGTAATACTCTATTCATCTATCTAGTTATCGGAACGCTACTTCCGCTTCTCTTAGTAGGATTCGTAACCTACACCTCTATTTACTCTATCCTTTCAGGGAAAATTGGCAATGGTATAAGTGCAAGCCTGAAACAGGAAGCCTCAAGTTTGGAGAATGCCATCGACAATATGGATTTTGCTTCTAAACAGTTTGCGCTGGATGGTCAGATTGTAGAGGAAATGTCCTCTTTTATTCAAGAAAAGCAAATTTATCGCAAATCGCAAATGATGAACTCCATCAATCAGAAAATCAACCTCGTCAATTTTACGAATCCCTATATTGGACTTACAGCTTACATTATGCCTAGCAGTGATGATCCGGTTCTGTTCACCAATATGAGTGCGCGCAGAAATTTCGATATCAGTACTTTACCTTCTTTTATGCGGTATAACGGGGCTGATTACTATGGGCCGCATTCTACGATGTATGCCGTCGGAGATAATCTCGTATTCTCGGAGCAGCGCATTGTACGCGTACCAGGTGAACATAAGTTATATATTTATTTAGAGACGAATTACAGTCTGCTTCGCAAAATATTTAATCAGGAATCTTACGGGATGAAGGTAAATCATATCCTTGTGAATCAACAGGGCACTAACACCTATGAAATTGACGGAAAATTGCCTCAAGGAATTATCAAAGCTGCAGGAAGCAACTCCAATCTCTCACATGAGACGCTTACCGGATATCATCTGTTTCGATATGCTAGTCCGCAGGGCTGGAAGCTTATTGCCGTAGTTAAAAAGTCTGAATTCAACAGTGAAATTTATTCCTGGTTCTATAAAATGATCCTGCTCGCGTTCTCGACGCTACTCTTTGCCGGAGTTCTGGCTTGGATGATTTGGAAAAAGATTTATGGCCCATTGCGCAAGGTTAACCTTGAAATTAATCGAATGGCAGAAAATGTTACCTCTCCGGTTGCCTACACAAACGTGGAAGAGTTTGATTTCGTACTTAGTAACTTCCAGCAGATGAAGAAACAGGTGAATGAGCTGATTGTTGCGGTAGCCCATAATGAGAAGCAGAAAAGCCAATTCGAGATTGAAAAGCTGCTCAGCCAGATCAATCCGCACTTTTTGCACAACACATTGAATACGGTGCAGTGGATGGCAAGACTCAACGGTCAAAAGGAGATCGACAAGCTGGTTACTCTCCTTGTAAAGGTGCTGCATTATAATCTAGGCAAGCAAAGCATTATTGTTACCCTTGGAGAGGAAATTGAAGCGATCCGAAATTATATGGAGCTGCAGCGCATCCGTTATGACTATGAATTCGAATTTAACGTGGAGGCAGATAAGGATGTATTGTCTGTGGCAGTCCCCAGATTCTTACTTCAACCTCTCGTAGAGAACTCGATTTATCATGGACTAAGCGATAATGGCAGGGTAGATGTCTTAATTACAGAGCATGGCGAAGGAGAAGTTAAGCTATGTGTAAGAGACAACGGGGCTGGTATGGATGCGGATACGTTAGACCAGCTGCTGTCAGAGGACGGAGCCAAGAAACGGGGACTCGGAATCGGATTCTCGTACGTGAACCGGATGCTTAGAACCTACTATGGAGAGCAGATGAAGCTAGAGATGTACAGCAAGCTAGGGGAAGGTACGGTTGTATCTATCGTGATTCCGAGGAAAGGTAAGGAGGACTTCGATGATTAA